Below is a genomic region from Scyliorhinus canicula chromosome 5, sScyCan1.1, whole genome shotgun sequence.
atcagtgtgATATGAATTGAGCTACACTTGTATCGACACATTGTCCTATGTGAAAGTGTTACTCATGATACGTATCCTTGGAATGATTGCTTATCCTTGTTGCTGGTACAGTAAGTGCGTCTGTTTTGGGTCTCGACTGTCGGGTGAAGGCTGGGTGAGGCCTCGCACCTCCCGTGATTCAGGGTCACACCGCTGTGCTGTGGGGATGTCTCTGACTTTTGACCATTTGATATTTGACTCCAGCAGTTCTGGTTTGGCGAAAGACCGTAATTAACAGAGGGTTTTATTGAGGGTGTGACAGATTCTGTCTACTGGCACAGGTTAGTTTATCAATCCAGGAGCGATTAAGCTGCGTTCAGCTGATGGCGATCGATCCTGATGGTTGGCCTATCATCCAAGGAGCAGAGTTGCCGTATTCCAGGTGGATTTCCATCTGCCGGTGATACAAAGCTCTCGACCGTCAGAATTTGGGCATTAAAGAGGCGGGAAGATGGTTTGTAACTAACCTTTGTAAAATGTAACAACTTGCTCTTTTAATGACTTAAGATAATTCGCAAAAGAAACAGGGGCAAGGTGAGGAGATTTCTAAATTGTACGTGGGAGTTCTAATCTGGATTAGGCTGTCTGAATGAgcagtggaagcaggttcaatcctaaaattcaaaaggaaattaaaaaGGACGGACTTGcagagctatggggaaagagcagaggcCATGTATTTAATCAattactctttcaaagagctagcacagcacaatgggtcaaatggcctcctgctcttgTGTAAAAGTCTATGATTCTTCCACAGGCAGGTTATCGACAAGTGAAAGATAGGTAGCTTCAAAAATTGAAGGGGAAATATTAGAATGTGCGAGAACATTACAAGATATATAACCTACTTAAAGTTTAAATAGAGAGGAAGTAAGAGGCATGAAACGGTACAACTATGTAAAGTGAACTGTTTTATTTCCTTGCAAGATTGTTTTACATTTAGTCAAAATATAGAAGTAGATTTCTTTTTGGCGAAATTGTAATAATATTTTTCTGTGCCAAAGTGGGGGAGCTGAAAACAGACAACACTTTGGAACGGTCAGAAGGTTAAAACAATGCGGGGATTGAAGGCTGTTGGGTGGGAAGGGAATGAAAGGTTAGTGGAATCCCTGTACATGCTGTTAATAAATTGCAACTTCAGCTGCGTCAGTGGCTGcgagtgtctgtgcatgtgcgtcAGTGCATGTCTGCACATGTAAACCAGAGTTTGCGTGCATGTACTGTAGGTTATAAACAAATGCAGCTTCCACAGTGCAACTTGTCCCAGTTTGCCATTTCAATGGACTCCTTGCATAGATTTGGGATTTAGCATTTTGTTTATTTGAGGGATTTTACGTCAGAGATTGGATCTGGAGGAGGGAATGGCTGCTCTCTATtacctaagggggggggggggggggggggggggggtgatgcagatgaaggttcaccagatccGTTCTTAGATGCGAGATGCCTTTTGATGGGAGATTGGGTTGAATGGGTCTATATTCCGGGAATTTGAGCGTGAGAATTGATCATATTGAAATGCATGAAACTCATAGAAGGCTGGTGGTCAGGaagggtagctcagtggttagcactgttgcttcacggtcccaggttcgattcctggtcgggtcactgtccgcgcggagtctgtgtgggtttcttccgggtgctccggtttcctcccacaagtcccgaaagacgtgcttgatgggtgcattggacattctgaattctccctctgtgtacccgaacgggcggcggaatgtggcgacgaggggattttcacagtaacctcactgccgtgttaatgtaagcttactggcAACACTAATAAAAATGAAGGGATATGGGAATCTGACAGGAAAGTGTCGATTCGAGGTGGATCGGCCTTGATGAGCGACAGAGTAGGTTTGAAGAGCTCTCTGTACGACTGGTATTTTGTATTTCTGATGTACTTGGACTCAGTTGTTGTGAGTACGTCACTCCCATCGACTGGAGATGAGGTCAGTGTCTGGCCACTGTGGAGTTGGCAGGAGTTCAGACTGCCGTTGACCTCAGGGCCTTGACAAAGAGAATCAGCTTCCAAAGCTGTTTGCTATTGAGTGACCCACGACTGGAGTGACCGATCAGCCTTTTGTGTGTCAGTGCGGCACACTCAGGAGCAAGTCACTGTCTGCTGGAGGGAGAATGCAACGTGTTATTGTTCCCTCCTTTGGGCCTCAGGATTGTAAATTGCATCATGAATGGGGCCCTTATGTCCCTCAGCCATAACATGTGTCCGTATTGGTGAAGCGAGCAGTGGATAATCGTCTAGAAATTTGTGGAGAAGAATATATCTTCCATATCACAAAGTACGTTTTTTTAGAGGCACTATTAATGGTGAAACTGTTAACTTCTTGTTACTTGTCCAGCAATTTCTAGCCATCGCTTCATAAAACATGGGGGAGCCTTTTGGGATGGtgttatttttcttttcaataatctttatcgtcacaagtaggcttacattaacactgcaatgaagttactgtgaaactatggggggggggggggggtgcagggagaggggaggtggtAGTTAAGCAGAATAAAAGGTGCCTTACTCCGCATTTGATCAAGTTCCACCTGACCTGGGGAATGCTTGGCGCACCCCAAATAGAGAAGTGACCTATTCATGGAGTTGACAATCGTGATAACCAAATCTTCTTTCTTCATTTTACTGCAGGGCTGCTTAGGAAACACACTGCTTTACTGAGCCTTTTGTTTTTAAAGGAGGACCTAGGCTTTGCATTCTGTAACTGGGTGAACACTATTGCAAACTATTGTGTAGCGAGTGAATGCAGGCAATTACCATGGCACTGATGGTCCACGTGCTAGCTGCTGTTTTTGGAATGGGGTCATGGATAGCTATCAACGGCCTCTGGGTAGAACTACCTCTTATTGAGCCAGAGATCCCAGAAGGATGGTACCTCCCTTCATACCTCACCATCATCATCCAGTTAGCCAACGTCGGACCTTTGTTTGTCACACTGATGCACAAGTTCTGCCCCAGGAAACTGGACGAGACGGCCGTCATCTATGCCATTGTATGTTTAGGCATTGTGGCCTGCTTCCTTCTGCCTTTCTTCTGGAAAGTGACTACCATGTTTGGCGGGGCTCTGCACAGCATAGCGCTCCTGGTCTTGGCATTTTTTGTCTCGCTGGTGGACTGCACTTCCCCTGTGACCTTCCTGCCCTTCATGACCCGCCTGCAGCCCAAGTTCCTGACCAGTTTTTTCATCGGAGAGGGCCTCAGTGGGCTGGTCCCAGGCCTCGTCGCATTAGGACAAGGTGTTCGGGTCGTTAGGTGCATCAATATGACCATAAACACAACCAGCAGCGTGCCGTCGAACTCAACTGGAGGCAACAGCTACAGTATTGTCGCCCACTACCAGCCGGCCAATTTTCCCCCAAAGGTCTTCTTCTTTTTCCTCAGTGGTATGATGTCACTATGCTTGGTGGCATTCATTCTCCTCAACTATCTCCCGGAGTCCCATCACCAACGAGCAACCGGTAACTATGTTAAACAGACAGAAGCTGCCAATGGAGGGACAGATTTGAGCAAGATGGAGGTGGCAGAACAGCGACCCATGATCAGCCCTCCGGACGGTCAACAGGAAGCCAGAGTGAAAGCCctgggaaatttggcaaattggatccaagatTGGCtcagtggtaggaggcagagggagatggtggaagGTTGTGTTTGTGACTGGCAGGCTGTGTCCAGCGGTGTACCGCAGGGTTCGGTGCTGGGTCCCCTGCtgcttgtagtgtacattaatgatctagacgtgAAGCGGGACGTTTgatcaataagtttgcagatgacatgaaaattggtgtGTGTTAAGTGGAGAGGGGGAAAGCCTTCGATGACAGGATGATATAGACTGGCCCTGGTCAGATGGCagaacagtgacaaatggaatgtaaccttgaaaagtgtgaggtgctgcaatgtggaagactaacaaggcaaggaaataTACGGTGAACGTCAGGATgctcagaggaccagagggatcttgggaaGCCTGTCCATAGGCCCCCGACGGCAGCCGGACAAAATTTTTAAGTGGAACCCGCACCCGTACTCCCCATCACgctgaggggaggtgggggggggggggggggttgttgtattTAAACTCTCTTCACATAAGCTGTTACAATGATACAGGGTCGTTTCCATCATGTTCTTTATGACAGTAGCACACACCCTCCAATAGGGAGGCAGAGACGCACGCTGTAAGTAACTGAAGCTCATGTCCCCCACCCTGTGGCAGGAGTGTGGAACAGCAGGAGGGTCCAGTGCCACCTTTACTCACTTGACAAGGTGTTGCTTTGAATCGTGCTGTGATTAAGACGATAGCCATGCAAACTAATACCTGTGCCCAGATATGGAAACAAATACCCTGCAACTGAATCAGACGGGCAGATTTCAGCGTGCCTCTATCAtaccccgggcagcacggtagcacaagtggctagcactgtggcttcacagcgccagggtcccaggttcgatttccccgctgggtcactgtctgtgcggagtctgcacgttctccccgtgtctgcgtgggtttcctccgggtgctccggtttccaccctcagtccaaagacgtgcaggttaggtggattagccgtgataaattgccctaagtgaccaaaaaggttgggagaggttattgggttacggggatagggtggaagtgagggcttaagtgggtcggtgcagactcgatgggccgaatggcctccttctgcactctatgttctatgtaccccctTGCTCTGGAGTCCCTGGCCAAAGGAAAATAGTTTCCCCCTATCGACCCTATTGAATCGTTAATATTTCAGACACCTTGATTGGATCACCTCTCAAACGTGAATATGAGCCTAGTCTTTGGGCGTGTTCTGAAGTGGTGGAGGGTGGCTCCCTAGTGGCCGACGGCAGAATAATTGCACCTCTCGCTGCAGCAAAGCGAGAGGTACCTACCCTTCCTGAGTTGGGAGTGCCTGAGCTGAATGCAGTTACTCCAGCTGGGGTCTGGCCAATACTCTGGGCAACTGAGCAGAACCTCCCTCTGCATTACCTGCTGTCTCCAACCCAGTGCCCAGGTGAGCTGGAGAAGAGTTCCGACTGCGGCTGACTCCAGGGCGATTGAAAATAGATTGTCTCCAGAAAGGTGATCTCCACAgaaacccaaaggatgtgcttcCTGTCTGACTGGGGCGTTCAAGACAGAAAGGACAGATGAATCTCGGTGGAGATTGGGAGCCGCCATTGGTGGCGTTCAGTCCTCCGAGCTTTCTGTCCTTGTTTAGAATGCTGGTTTGTGTTAATGTTCTTTGTTTCCCTTCCAGGTCACTGAAGCTGATGGGGTTCCTGGTGCTAAGTGGCAGTGCCCTGGCCTCCTATATCATGGCCATGGCCGTTCTGAGTCCATGCCCCTGGCTGGCTCAGACCAACTCTGGAACCACCCTCATTGTGAGTGTTCTTTCACCCAAATTTTATATTCCGAACCTCCTGAAATCGGCTTCAAAAGTAAGATCTGTTCTGTCATGCCTTTATTCACCTTCAGACAAcccgttgcagtccctgaggtgtaggtacacccacagtgctgttaggaagggagttgcaggattttgacccagcgacagtgaaggaacggctgatatatttccaaatcagggtggcgaATGGCTTGCAGAGGAACTTTCAGGTTGTGGTATCtgtggtgcacccacagtgctgcacctctgactgtgtggcactccctcagtactgaccctctgacagtgcggcactccctcagtactgaccctctgacagtgcagcactccctcagtactgaccctctgacagtgcagcactccctcagtactgaccctccgacagtgcggcactccctcagtactgaccctctgacagtgcagcactccctcagtactgaccctctgacagtgcggcactccctcagtactgagcctctgacagtgcagcattccctcagtactgaccctctgacagtgcggcactccctcagtactgaccctctgacagtgcagctctccctcagtaccaaccctctgacagtgcggcactccctcagtactgaccctctgacagtgcggcactccctcagtacttaccctctgacagtgctgcactccctcagtactgaccctctgacagtgcagctctccctcagtactgaccctctgacagtgcagcattccctcagtactgaccctctgacagtgcggcactccctcagtactgaccctctgacagtgcggcactccctcagtactgaccctctgacagggcggcactccctcagtactgaccctctgacagtgcagcactccctcagtactgaccctctgacattgcggcactccctcagtactgaccctctgacagtgcggcactccctcagtactgaccctctgacagtgcggctccctcagtactgaccctctgacagtgcggctccctcagtactgaccctctgacagtgcggcactccctcagtactgaccctctgacagtgcagcactccctcagtactgaccctctgacagttcagcattccctcagtactgaccctctgacagagcagctccctcagtactgaccctctgacagtgcggcactccctcagtactgaccctctgacagtgcagcgttccctcagtcccgaccctctgacagtgcggcgctccctcagtactgaccctctgacagtgcggcactccctcagtactgaccctctgacagtgcagcactccctcagtactgaccctctgacagtgcagcattccctcagtactgaccctctgacagtgcagcactccctcagtactgaccctctgacagtgcagtgctccctccgtactgaccctctgacagtgcggcactccctcagtactgaccctctgacagtgcagcactccctcagtactgaccctctgacagtgcagcactccctcagtactgaccctctgacagtgcggcactccctcagtactgaccctctgacactgtggcacttcctcagtactgaccctctgacagtgcatcgctccctcagtactgaccctctgacagtgcagcactccctcagtactgaccctctgacagtgcagcactccctcagtactgaccctctgacagtgcggcactccctcagtactgaccctctgacagtgcggcactccttcagtactgaccctctgacagtgcggcactccctcagtactgaccctcttacagtgcagcactccctcagtactgaccctctgacagtgcagcactccctctgtactgaccctctgacagtgcagcactccctcagtagtgaccctctcacagtgcagcactccctcagtactgaccctctgacagtgcggccctccctcagtactgaccctctgacagtgcagcactccctcagtactgaccctctgacagtgcagcactccctcagtactgaccctctgacagtgcggcactccctcagtactgaccctctgacagtgcagcactccctcagtactgaccctctgacagtgcagcactcccttagtactgaccctctgacagtgcagcactccctcagtactgaccctctgacagtgcagcactccctcagtactgaacctctgacagtgcagcactccctcagtactgaccctctgacagtgcagcactccctcagaactgaccctctgacagtgcggtgctccctcagtactgacactctgatagtgcggcactccctcagtactgaccctctgacagtgtggcactccctcagtactgatcctttgacagtgcagcactccctcagtactgaccctctgacaatgcagcactccctctgtactgaccctctgacagtgctgcactccctcagtactgaccctctgacagtgcagcactccctcagtactgaccctctgacagtgcagcactccctctgtactgaccctctgacagggcggcacaccctcagtactgaccctctgacagtgcagcattccctcagtactgaccctctggcagtgcggcactccctcagtactgaccctctgacagtgcgccactccctcagtactgaccctctgacagtgtggcactccctcagtactgaccctctgacagtgctgcactccctcagtactgaccctctgacagtgcggcgctccctcagtactgaccctctgacagtgctgcactccctcagtactgaccctctgacagtgcagcactccctcagtactgaccctctgacagtgctgcactccctcagtactgaccctctgacagtgctgcactccctcagtactgaccctctgacagtgcggcactccctcagtactgaccctctgacagtgcagcgctccctcagtactgaccctctgacagtgcggcactccctcagtactgaccctctgacagtgcgggactccctcagtactgaccctctgacagtgcagcgctccctcagtactgaccctctgacagtgcggcactccctctgtactgaccctctgacagtgcgacactccctcagtactgaccctctgacagtgcggcactccctcagtactgatcctctgacagtgcagcactccctcagtactgaccctctgacagtgcagcactccctcagtagtgaccctctgacagtgcggcactccctcagtactgaccctctgacagtgcagcactccctcagtactgaccctctgacagtgcgacactccctcagtactgaccctctgacagtgcagcactccctcagtactgaccctctgacagtgcagctctccctcagtactgaccctctgacagtgcggcactccctcagtactgaccctctgacagtgcggcacaccctcagtactgaccctctgacagtgcagcactccctcagtgctgaccctctgacagtgcagcactccctcagtactgaccctctgacagtgcggcactccctcagtactgaccctctgacagggcagcattccctcagtactgaccctctgacagtgcagcgctccctcagtactgaccctctgacagtgcagcgctccctcagtactgaccctctgacagtgcggcactccctcagtactaaccctctgacagtgcagcactccctcagtactgaccctctcagtggagcactccctcagtactaaccctctgacagt
It encodes:
- the LOC119965710 gene encoding riboflavin transporter 2-like; translation: MQAITMALMVHVLAAVFGMGSWIAINGLWVELPLIEPEIPEGWYLPSYLTIIIQLANVGPLFVTLMHKFCPRKLDETAVIYAIVCLGIVACFLLPFFWKVTTMFGGALHSIALLVLAFFVSLVDCTSPVTFLPFMTRLQPKFLTSFFIGEGLSGLVPGLVALGQGVRVVRCINMTINTTSSVPSNSTGGNSYSIVAHYQPANFPPKVFFFFLSGMMSLCLVAFILLNYLPESHHQRATGNYVKQTEAANGGTDLSKMEVAEQRPMISPPDGQQEARVKALGNLANWIQDWLSGRRQREMVEGCVCDWQAVSSGVPQGSVLGPLLLVVYINDLDVKRDECGTAGGSSATFTHLTRSLKLMGFLVLSGSALASYIMAMAVLSPCPWLAQTNSGTTLIVLSWILFVGTLSYVKVMIGIILRDEGHSALVWCGAVVQLGSMLGALTMFPLVSIYGLFHSSDPCNTKCSL